The Rubidibacter lacunae KORDI 51-2 genome includes a window with the following:
- the pedR gene encoding photosynthetic electron transport-dependent transcriptional regulator PedR, with protein sequence MSTDEAQTAPVALSGRELQIVELVTVGLTNQEIAERLEISKRTVDNHISNILDKTSTGNRVALVRWALQWGKVCLDDVNCCALSSSLGRNNGNDQPQSA encoded by the coding sequence ATGAGCACGGATGAAGCACAGACAGCTCCTGTCGCACTGTCGGGGCGCGAGCTGCAAATCGTCGAGTTGGTTACGGTAGGACTGACCAACCAGGAGATTGCAGAGCGTCTTGAAATCAGCAAGCGCACGGTCGACAACCATATCAGTAACATTCTAGACAAGACTTCTACCGGTAATCGTGTGGCTCTGGTGCGCTGGGCACTCCAGTGGGGGAAAGTGTGTTTGGATGATGTGAACTGCTGTGCTTTGTCGAGCAGTCTCGGTCGGAATAACGGGAACGACCAACCGCAGAGCGCTTAG